ATCTCTCTGTGAAAATATGCCTAAGGTCACACAGTTCTGGCAAATCTGGAAACCGAGCAGCAGCAAAAATTAGAGTCGACACAGCTTCCCGAGTTTCCTGGGGGCAATCCCTGTCAGGAAAAGGCAAAGATATAACTGACAACTGTTGTCATCAAGATAAATGGAAATCCATTTTGTTTATTCCTCTTCCTAACATTATACAAGTAGTAATGTTTAATTGACCAAGCAAAGTTctcaaacaatttttttaattctctTTAAAAGATGATGCTTTGGTTAACACTAAACTAAATCATccaaacaataataaaattgtatatgTTTCCGGATGCTATTGTTCTGTTGGCTTGATTACTTAACCAATTAAACAATGTAGGATGCATTAATGACTCTATCGAGGTATCAACAAACTTGTGGTTTTTAGGTAGACAGTTTCAGCATCACAATGATTGCTAGTGGTTGACAAAAGAAATAGGAAATCAAAGCAGATCGTTAGTTACCCCTGTTTCTGTAGGCTGTTGAGCTGTTTACCAATGTACTCACAGAACTGCTCGATCATATCATAGCAAGAAGCATGGTTCATCTCAATTATCAGCCcatccatctgcattccaagaGAGAGGAAAGTAGATACAAAATACAACATCAGCAATTCAGTCACCGCATGTTTCCTCTACCACAAAAATGACCAGAATTTGATCATTAATCATTAAACCATGTGCGAAAAAGGTGCAACTTTTCCTGTGTTAAAAAAGGGGGCAAGAGTGCAACTTTCTCCGATTCCCCTTGAACCCAAAATCCTTCAACAGCAGAACAATGCAATGCAGCGGTTAAGAATGAGTTAACCGACATAAATTTACCCGTCCAAATGCATGTGTGTCGAGGCCATTGGTGAGGAGGTCGGCTATGTCCTTCTTCATGAATCGAATCATCGCCTGCTTCTTCCGCCGTATGAGAGCCAGCCGCGTACGAATGCATTTGAATGCGTGCTTGCTGCATCCATTGTTCAAGAACCGAAACGATTGGTCAAACCTTCTCCATGAActcaaaacaatatttttcaaGGTGGAATCAAACAAATCCATCGCAAGCCCAAGAATTTGTAACCCAAATTCGCGCAATCCAAGAAAATAATCTATCAACCAATCCGGACCGAACGCGTAAGCTGACGAACTCGAGAACCTAGGAGAAAACAAGAAGCAAGAACCACTCGAGAACCTAGGAGAAAACAAGAAGCAAGAACCCGGAAACCCAAGAACGCACCCGGCGAAAAGTTCGCCCCTCCATGCGGGGAGGATTCAAGAACCAAGAACCCCAAAAGTAGAGCCTCAAATAACCAGATTGGACCATAAGAACTCAGCTGAGCTCGAACCCTCGTACCCTACTACCCTAGGAACCCAAGAACCAAAAAGAACAAGCAGAAAAGAAGCAATTTCTCACCATTTGTTGTAGAACTTGGAGTTGAGCAGGCTGCCAAACATCTTCCCccactcctcccctcctcccagcttcttcttcttcttcttcttcttcttctcccttccGCCTCGCTTCACCCAACAGGCGAAGCTTCCAATGGCATTAAATCAtcaggaggacgaggaggagaagatgagAGGGAGCAatgggggaggggaaggaggcggttgtgggggaggaggaagtggaggtggtggtggacagAATCGATGTGAGCTGTTGCAACAGAAGGCGAAAACCAGGTATGGCTTGGCCAGCTAGGGCGATCACGAGCCGTCCGATCGGAAATTGACGGTGAGGATTGGTTGCAGCGGAAAGAGGGAGGATTCGTAACAAACCAGGCGAAAGTTTACCGCACAAAGCAACCAACCGAATTTCGAATTTGAAGCCCTAATCTTTGGGGAAATTACCCGTTGCAGCCGATATTTTGCTTCAGGTCACAAAAGATGAGAAAAATACTGCTGCTTTTTTTGTTAATCTTGAAGGTGAACACGTTGATTAAATTGCATCTTAATTACTATCATGATTAATCTTCAATATACTTAGTATTTTGTTATTCGGAAGAGGTAAACTGAGAACACTGACATTTTGAAGCATTTGATACGAAACAGTTTCAAGTTGGAAgttgacaaaaaaatatatactccccACGTTTCAGGATATAAGACGTTTTCACTTTgattaaagtcaaactgttttaagcctgatcaaatttatagaaaaaagtagtaacattttcaacctaagacaaatctattatgaaaatttatttaattattaatttgatgaaactaatttagtattataaatattactatatttgtttataaacttagttaaatttaaaatagtttgactttgatcaaagtcgaAACGTCTTgtaacggatggagtatttctcACGTGAAAGTCAACTACTGAACATTCTCTCTCGCGAACCTTTGCAAGAAACATTCCTGTCTCGTCAAATCTCTGCTAGTACAGGTTGCAGTTAAAACCTTTTGGACTAATTAATTAGCTTAACATGATAACTACAGTTAGCTCTAGTAGTAAAACTCAACTTGTGTAAATAAATTAACTAACAGCAACAGTTCATCCCCACCGCAACACTCAAGTGGATAGGATTACTTAACCTCACGCGTGACACAGCCAATCGATTAGCTCGCATAAGTGGTTTTCACGGACTACTAATTACTCATACATTGTCAGGTGTTACCCACGGCATGATGTTGCATCCTTTTCCATTCCATTTGGCAGATCAAGCTACACGCCATGAAAGCTCACGGACAGCAAGACACAGCATGGCTTCTATTGCAATACTCCTTGTTAAGAACAGCTTGGCAGAGACACAAGTTTGATCAGCTTCCAGCGAATCAGTTGATATCTTCTACTATTAATTAAGTTTAGCTGTGGACTAATCTGTTCGGTTTACTCGCCTAACCTTGTTTGTTCTGTGAATCTCTCTCGCATGAACAGGCAAGTGCAGGAGGAAAAGGAAGGCATAAAAGTTCAGAGCATCTTTCTTATGAATCTCACTGCCGCTACAGCTATTGTACATACTCCAGAAAGCGAGATGTCCAGATGTACTAAAACTATGCAGAAGAGATCATTTTTTGTATAATTCAGTACAGTTTGTGGCCGGCTTTGACTGTTTTATTCAGACTAGATTaggagactttttaaaactgtTGACTAACAGTTATGCTTGCAAACTGGTGTCAGCCATGAAGAACACCCACAGAAGAAGAAGATTTCTCGACTGCAAATACAGAAATGAGACGACAAACAGTAGTACGTGCAAGGAGATTAGGAGAAGAGTGAGTTCGTGGCCCAAGTGTCAGGCAGGATCTTCGTCTCTTCGAGGCCAAATGCAACcgacaggaaaaaaaaacaataaaaaaaaaacgttgACACCTCCCATGACTGGCACTGGCACCTCCAGAACTCTAGCAGCGAGTACAAATGGCACAGGGTGAGATGGAATTCCCGagagtttaatagtatagccaagtACTAACTCCAATTtttctatagctaatctaatagctcatttatacaatagttacatattacgctattaatatctggtcccacctgtcatatacacactacgttttggagtccgtactgcagctgactacaaatctatagccagctgtccttctctctcctcatttattttcttgaaatatgtttgcagctggtttATAGCATGCTACTTTACCTGCTCTTAGGAAGCGGGTGGCTTCCAACGGTCAGAATGGGCAAAAAGGTTGGGTTGGGGAAGATGAGTGCGGGCAGAGGCTCCGGCACGGGGACGTGCGTGAGATCGAGGCATCGTCACGAGCTACCAGCCTTTTTCTGGTTTGTATTGTACAGCTACTACGCTAGAAATGCTCCAAAAGTCTATGAACCGTTGGATGTATGGGTTGCTGAGGTGCGACGATGCATAGGAATTGACAATTTTGTTGCCGATTGACGCAGGGATGCTGAACCGTAGGTACATATGTACAGCATTCAGTATTTTATTTTGTACTACATCTGTCAAAGTATATAGCTGTCATTCTAAATTGTTTAGTGTAGATTAAGGTTTAAGGAGAAACAGATGATAGTGTCCTTCATTAAATGGTGTATGGTTAGTTATGAAAGGGTGGTTAAAGATAAAATAGGAATAAACGTGGGGTGATCGATGGAACATGTGGTAGGTATTCTAAAGTGACAACTATTTTAAAACGAAATTTGAATCCTCGAGAGATAGTTATTTTGGGACGATCGTAGTACTCTTTTCAATTCAaatcaacttttatatatgagaTCACGTATAATAAAATTTGATCCATTTTGAGATGAGGGGGAATACATTGAAAGCAACACATCGTTATGCGTTTATAATACACTCAGTACGTGCAAAAAATGGACGCCATTCTCCGACACAACAGGTCAAATGGCTCATTTAGTTTGAAGCCCTATCAAAATATTGTAGTGTCAGGCATTACCAAATTTGATACTAGTTAGGCTAAAGATGATATAAATTGAAATGCCACTAAAGTACTATTTTGAAGCTACCAAAATATAGATAGGGTACAAATCATCACCAATCTAAACATGTCTAAAATGAACTGGCTTACATTTTATCGAAATCTTATACCCATCCATCGTATAATATAGCAAATTAAAGCTAAATGGGACgttacaacgaatctagacactCATCCGTATTACGCgacggacggagggagtataaaatttTAGGCTTTACTCGCTGATGGCTGAGCTGGGCCGAACGGCAAGAGCCGGCCCACTGCCCATGGGCAACGCAATGCGTTTGCAGTGTGTTGCTAGTGCTGCCCAAAACCTCTCCAACTACCAGTCTGAGCTTCAgaaactgaaagtctgaaacctACCAGCTGCTGATCAATTCCTGCTCTGCTTCCTCATCATCTTTTTATCCATCCAATGCGCGGACAGCTACCAGTCTTTGCATCaactgaaaaaaagaaaagcattgCTACTTCACTTCTGCTCGCATTTCAATTCTGAATTATCCTGATCCAAACGGCAGCGGTAAAAGCGAACTAggagcgatcgatcgatggggAGCGATGTTATCCAGGCCAAGCTGGTGGGTATGTCTTACCCTGAATTTTCTGATTGTTTGGTTCTTTGATCCTTGTCAGTTTATCTGGGCATTTCCAATATTTTGGTAGGTACTTCTGGGTGACTTGGGAGCCGGGAAGACGAGCATCGTGGTTCGATTTGCCAAAGGATTGTACTACGATTGCCAGGCAATTAAACAATACCTGCTTAATTGTTGTTTAAATTCTCATCAAGTTCAGTTTCGGACTGAAGATTTTATGCTTTTCAGGAGTCGACGATCGGGGCAGCGTTCTTCTCGCAGGTGCTGATCATGGACGAGGCCACCGTGAAGCTTGACATCTGGGACACCGCCGGCCAAGAACGCTACCACAGCCTTGCGCCCATGTACTaccgcggcgcggccgccgctgtcgtcgtctACGACATCTCCAGCACGGTAATTATCAAAATAACTAGCAAGTGATCTTCAGATGCTAGCTGATTACGCACCTGCTGGCTCATCAGCAGAAATGGTAGATTTGCTCATTTGCAGCTAAGCAATTAGTATAATCACATCGGTAGATTTTCAGCAACTGATTAAGTGATATGCATATCTGTGTGTCATACAGGATTCTTACATTCGAGCAAGGAAGTGGGTCGACGAACTCCAGAGACAAGGTATGCCTGAGTGCCTGACAATAGTACTACTGCCGTTTCAGTATCATTCATATGGGTCTGTAGCAAATTAGAAGCAAAAGTGTTAGTTCAAATTGTGATTTTCTCTTAGTCTTACTACCTGTGTAAACACAGGGAATCCACATTTGGTGATGGCATTAGTGGGCAACAAGGTCGACCTGGAAGAAAAGAGGCAGGTTGGAACGCAGGTAAAAATGCAATTCAGACTTTCAGTATCTCTGTATCTGAAGACAAAATTCAGAAACTTTTGTAGGGCGTCTCCAAAATTCTCATCGTCTCTGCTTATTGAAAACGCAGGAGGCGATGGAATACGCAGAGCGAAACGGCCTCTTCTTCATAGAGACCTCGGCCAAGACGTCGCAGAACGTCACCGAGCTCTTCTACGAACTAGGCAAGCACTACCGAAACAACTCTGTCGGATTCAACTCTCTGATGCATCGTCGCCTGATAATAACATCTACGTGTTGTTGCCAGCTGATAGGCTGGTCAAAGTGCGACCTCACCGCCCTTCCGGGATGGTTCTCCAcgacggccggcgccgccgcgacgacggcggcggctggccatGGCGGCTCTGTTGCTCCGGCTGATGCGCCTCTACCGACTCCCGAAATACGCCATCCTTAATCGAAAACGTCTTTTACTGAACCCGCCTTGGACTTTAAATGTCCCTGGTAGATAAGGCAATGGATATATGCTGATGAGGCACGTGCTGACGTGTCTATGTATACAGTAAACTCGTACGTGTACGCGATTACGCAACAGCAAGTCGGTGCGGCCCACCAGGCCGCCACTCCGAGTCCGACACGACCCATCATATCGCGTTCGCGAGCCCAAGTTCGAGTCGGACCCGGACACCGACAGACCGACCTAGTCCGAGCCCTACAaatctcgcgccgccgccgctgctctgctTTCTTCTTCCAACCTATTTCCCTTTCCCGCCGCTGCTCTCACCGCGAACcctacgcgccgccgccgccgccgccgcggctgcgcACGTCGAGCAGCCCGCGATGGAGAACGCCTGCGAGGCCGGCCTGCCGCTGTCGGTGGCCGTGTCGGTGCCGCCGGTGATGGTTGACGGGGAGACGGTTCcgaaggaggtggaggagtgcgaggacgaggaggaggaggaggagtacgccggggatgcgccgccgccgtggaaggTGATGGGTTCGGATGATGAGGGCGAGAcggaggccggcgaggaggaggagattgccgaggccgacggcgaggaagaggcggcggacGTGGAGGAGGTCGAGTACGAGTTCTACGACAGCGACGGCAGCGaggacgagggcgacggcgaggaggttgACCCGGCGGTGGCGAGCGCCGCGCAGTTCGTGCCGGAAGGGCAGTTTCTTGGGTCGGCGCAGTTCGCCGCCTACGGCTGCGCCGCCGGCTTCATgcgggtcgccgccgtcgaggcggACCCGGCCGACGGCCAAGAGATCCTCGTGCTCTACCGCTACACCCTCCTCAAGAGGGCATGGAGCGATCCGGCGGGCGTGGAGCTGTCCATGTGGGCGAAGGTGTCGAAGATACACCGCCTCCGGTTCATCGTCCCGGCCTCCGGCGACCCGGCGAGCTCGCTGCCATTCGCCGGGCTATCTCTGTCCCCGCTGATCTACCACAACGACTACGTCGAGGAGCTCGAGACGCTGTGGTCCAAGCTGGCGGCGCAGGTGCGCGTCCCGCCGGTAGCCACGCGCGTCCAGGTGATCGTCGACGTGGGCATCCTCAGGGCGGGGGACAACACGCCGGAGCGCAGGGAGTACATGCGCGCCGAGCTGGAGGCCAAGAAGGAGATGCCATGGCCGGGGAAGCTCCTCGGCATGGAGCTGCACGTGCCggagccggtggtggcggcggcggcgtcgtgcaaGAGGGACAGCAGCGAGGAGGTGTTCGACGAcgcgccagcgccgccggcgaagcGGAGGAAGGTGTTCGACGCCGGGGAGGAGTGCCCCGTCTGCCTGGACGagctcgaggacggcgtcgtggCGTGGCCTGGGTGCTCTGTCGCCCATGTCTTCCATGGCCAATGCTTGGAGACAACTCTCAAGGGGAGCCAGATGTGCCCTATCTGCAGGCGTGATCTTGGCCTGAAAACCTTGCAGGAGTAGACTGATGTTGCAGACTTGCATTTGAAAcagaatgaatgaatgaattgtAGGTTGTAGTAGCAGATTGATTGTTCTGCAGTTGTAGCCTTCAATTCGATCGATTTCTTGTGTGAATCTGGAGCATTCTTCAGAGTTCATACACATGGTTCACTGTAAAATTTGTTCCATGGATTatactatatatgttgtttCTGTTCTGTTCGATGCTAAGTATAAGCAATCCATTGTAATAAGAGATTCTTGGCTATTTGTATACTGTATCATGCATGCATTCAATTATGACTCTCCACTTATGGCTTATAGCAAATCAAGTAACAATGTCAGAAGCATTACTTGAAATTTTGATTTGTTCTTTGTGTCCACTTAGAATTGAAACATATAGAATAAGATGCCAATATGCAATTTCAGTATTCAGATCTCCGACAAATATGTCGTTAAAATTCAGAAGTCATTGTTTGAGCCGTACTTTTCTTATGTTCAAGAAAGCGCCATCATTTAGCTGAAAACGCCGTCCACAGAATCAACTTGGATCATTAGCAGTTTAGCAGCATCTAAAGGGAGAGGATATTTATCCTCTGAGGGGATGTCTCCTCGTAtaactccctctctctcaaatttaatatttggttatgaaaaagaaaatctaaagtCATTTAGCAATGTAGAGTGTAGTAACATTATCTTGAGAGTTTAAAACACTTTCCCGCGCTACCATACCACTCAACATTTATTTTACATACCATACCACTGACATCCAAGAGAAATATCGGATGTTCCATATCGGTCACGTTTCTCTCTCGCTCATTTGTAGAAATGGTGATAAAGGATGGCGGCTCCCAGTTGTCCTCCTCGAGACGATAACACCACCTCTAGTCCTCGGGACGATGATGCCGCTTCTCCTAGGGCACCCCTCCCCAGCCTTTCCTTGCACACCTTCTTCCTCCTGGCAatgccccctccctccctccctttcccctctttgGCTTATCAATTTGTTTTAGTCCTTTGGCCAAATCTAGCTAACCCCAACATTGAGGTACGAGATCTAGTTAAGAACCGTCCTAGACAGAATGAGGGTGGCGGGTAGATAGCTCCTTGTTGGGGCTTTCCACAAGCATCGCCTCCATCGCGGTGTCCCTCACTTCtgtagggggagggggagaaggTGAAGAAGCAGGCGACGGTGATGAAGGAGAGGCCAGCAGAGGCAATAAGCGGATGAGCATGCATCATTGATTGGCATAATAGCTCATTGGACTCACGGAGGCGTACGTGGAGTTTATGGTGCCATTATAAGCGCCATATCACAGAGTATGTTGCCCACAATATCTTCTTAATATCGCAATTGGTTTTGTTTGGATTTTGCATGTATTAGTTACAATATTTTCAGAATGTTGCCGTCAATTTTCATGTTGCATGcacttttttttattgcaaGAGTATTTATGAATGTTGCATCTATTTGAAATTACTAATTTTTACCACCTCCATTCCAAGATATTGCTATTTAGGATATGATTTTACTTATCCTAGggcaatgaatctggacaccaGCCAGATTCGTTGCCAAGAATAGAAATTGACCTATTCTAGCAATATTTTGAGACGAATATAGTATCAAGTTAACTTGAATCATTTCTTTAATTAACCAAGTGACGAAATATATTGCCTGTTTTGGCTAGGATCGGGCAGTACTGATCCCTAATCGCATCcgtatttatttattatggaTAAGGCATCATAATGGTAATGGATGTGCtgactacattgtatatatATTCTTTAAGGAATAATCAACTATTTGCCACTTGTACAAGTGGTTCTAAAAGATTTGccagacccacatgtcatacacacataaggGTCTACATGTTATAGATAGCGAGCGACAAATTCTTAATTAACACATCTTAAAAAGGCCCCATGAATCCGAATCCACTTTGTGTCCGAACCGAAAAGGAAAGCGAGTGCGCGCTCGAATTAAGCCACCCGCCCTAGCTAGCTCCTgtagagatcgagatcgagcgagctcgccgccggatcgctacccgcggcggcggaggaggaggcgcccgcCATCTCGGTGGTGGACTACGAGctgaccgacgacgacgagagcggCGACGAGGCCGACGAGCCGACGAAGGCGAGGGACGGCGAGGCGCCGGCGGCCAGAGGCGAGCTGCCGCTGGTCCCGGCGCCGTTCGTCCCGGAAGGGGAGTTCCTCGGCCCGGCGCGGTTCGCCACCGCCGGGTGCGCCGCCGGCTTCAtgcgtgtcgccgtcgtcgagggcgacggcggcggcggcggccaggagaTCGTGGTGCTCTACCGCTACACCCGCTACTCGGGGACGTGGAGCGGGCGAAAGGGCGTGGAGGTGTCGAGGAGGACGAAGCTGAACCGCCTCCGGTTCGtcgtctcccccgccgccggcatGGCGAGCTCGCTGGCGTGGGCCGGCTCGTCGCTGGCGCCGCTGATCTACCCCTACTTCTTCAGGCGGGAGCTCCTGGAGCTTTGGTCGAGCCTGatcatggcggcgccggcgagcatcGTCCCGCCGGGAGCCACGCGCGTGGAggtgctcgtcgccgtcggcatCCTCCGGCCGTTCGACAAGAGGCCGGACCGGATGGAGTACATGCGGCGCGAGCtggaggccgaggcggcggcggcgtggtcgtGGCCGGGGCACCACGTCGGCCTGGACCTCAACCTGCCGGAGCCGGTGCTGTGCGACAggggcgccaccgccggcgaagtgttgtcggaggaggagggcgacggggcgccgccgccggcgaagaagaggaggagggcggtggctgGGGTCGCCGGAGAGGAGTGTCCCGTTTGCTTCTTCCAGCTTGAGACCGACCTCGTCGCGTGGCCCGGGTGCTCCGTGCGCCATGTCTTCCATGGCGAGTGCTTGGAGTTCACTCTCGAGAGGAGTGACAAGTGCTAGGAAGGACCTggttataaaaaatttgaagggaaactgttttaaacacTCAGGTGGACATattaaatggttataaaaaattttttaaaaaattgacatgataggttaatatgtaatatatcatctcacaaacatgcaagttcaaattcgacttctacaagctgtaacaaaaataacaaatttgactgtgaatatacatatactagttagagttaaatttgttatttttgttatagcttgtagaagtcaaatttgaattttcatgtttatgaaatgatatattacatattaacctatcttacaattttttttggaattttttcataatcatttaggtGGCATGCAAGAAATGGGTGGACATCCACCCGAGATATTAAAATCCATCTCCAAAATTTGCAGGCTTGAGTTCTGGAGCCATTGATCATTGATGCtgctgtctcaaaatatagtaacctaAAACTAAGGGTGCGCTCGTTTCAGTAGGTGTGGTGGACTGATTAGccacacgtaaaacgagaaatgagattagcatatgattaattaagtattaatatatattttttatgaataaatttgttggatttttttaaacaacttctttatagaaagttttcgcacgaaatataccatttagcagtttgaaaaacatgctaacAGAAAACGAGTAGAATTTAATCCTATAAGCTGAAAAGAGCGCAACCTAAATGAGACACATAtaatagtacaatgaatctgaaccgaggtatgtctaaattcatacgAGGGGGCCAAACGACAATGAACATATAAAAACATTACTATATGTTAGTATTATGCCAGGAATCTAAGCTTGCAATGGTAAAATAAAGGATAACAacatattatatatgtttaatTTGGTTGCTTGGGGGGAAAACATTTGCCCTTATATTTGACCTATAAGCGTAATCGAATGTTCTCTTTTTATTCATTATTGGACAATTAAGTACTACTCTCTCCGGTTTAGTGGAACAAACATGTATACAAAATATCCAATGAAATTCTCAAATGCTTTTACAAATTTTGTCCATCAATTTACCAACAAATAATGGAGCTCAACAAAGTGAGTTTTTAAATAAAGGAATATCACTACAACTTTGATCTATATGAAGTTTAGTTTACGTTCATTTGAATGGATCAAGAAACAGAGTCCTCGGCTCGGCAAAGTCCTTATCATGAGACAAGAGTCCTCAGCTTGGCAGTGTTCTCAACACAACAACCATTCAGAAAcacggaggagggggaggcaaTCTCATCCATTCGATCTAATGCAGACAAATATGTGTCGTTGGATTTTAAGAATGAAAAATGAGTAAAAACAGTTGGTGCATTGTAGGGTAGAAGATACAATTAAGAAAACAGGTAAAATGAAAAATGGATGTGATACAAAGAACTATATAAACTTACAATCAGTATATGAACAAAGAATATCTACGCACAATCAATATCTGTCTATAGTTTAAGCTCTACACATGCAAGGCGTAAGGGGGTTTTCCCAGAGGTCGTAGTGTGGGAATGTGGACTCAGGGAGGCCAGTTCGTGTCTGGTGAGTGATCATCACATCCTCCACGAAAGTTGCCCATGGCATGTAGGGATCGCCGAAGAACTTGGACATGAGGCCCTTGTCTGGCTTGATAGACTTGAGCCGATGCCGACCCATGTAGCGGCGGAAACCGATGATCAGCTTGGCGAAATTGCCACCGTGGGTCATGACGAACACGTCCGATTTCAGGCAAACCAGGAAGTCCAATGCAGCAAGGCTGGTCACATGCTTCTTGAAGTGTTCTATCTCCTCTTTGCTTGCAAGATCTTCTTTTGTAACCTATAATTAACgaaaaaacagagagaggagagaacagATCAATTGTCTGAACAGATTTTATGCTGGTCAGAACTATCTCGACTATCTCGACTACATTCAAAACTATATGCAACTAGTATATTTTCCCATGGGTTGCAACAGTTCTCAAACAATGATAGAAGACACATGGCATAAGTTCTAGCCCTGCATAATTACTCATAAATAAAAGATAACCGTTCTCTAATTCAATGAATCACATGCATGATTCACAAAAGAATTAAATGCAACATCAAATGTTTCTACAAAGAGCACGCTCGTGTTTACGCAGATCCATCTATAA
The Oryza sativa Japonica Group chromosome 6, ASM3414082v1 DNA segment above includes these coding regions:
- the LOC4341888 gene encoding ras-related protein RHN1 isoform X1, with the translated sequence MGSDVIQAKLVLLGDLGAGKTSIVVRFAKGLYYDCQESTIGAAFFSQVLIMDEATVKLDIWDTAGQERYHSLAPMYYRGAAAAVVVYDISSTDSYIRARKWVDELQRQGNPHLVMALVGNKVDLEEKRQVGTQEAMEYAERNGLFFIETSAKTSQNVTELFYELADRLVKVRPHRPSGMVLHDGRRRRDDGGGWPWRLCCSG
- the LOC4341888 gene encoding ras-related protein RHN1 isoform X2 is translated as MLSRPSWWVLLGDLGAGKTSIVVRFAKGLYYDCQESTIGAAFFSQVLIMDEATVKLDIWDTAGQERYHSLAPMYYRGAAAAVVVYDISSTDSYIRARKWVDELQRQGNPHLVMALVGNKVDLEEKRQVGTQEAMEYAERNGLFFIETSAKTSQNVTELFYELADRLVKVRPHRPSGMVLHDGRRRRDDGGGWPWRLCCSG
- the LOC4341889 gene encoding uncharacterized protein; this translates as MENACEAGLPLSVAVSVPPVMVDGETVPKEVEECEDEEEEEEYAGDAPPPWKVMGSDDEGETEAGEEEEIAEADGEEEAADVEEVEYEFYDSDGSEDEGDGEEVDPAVASAAQFVPEGQFLGSAQFAAYGCAAGFMRVAAVEADPADGQEILVLYRYTLLKRAWSDPAGVELSMWAKVSKIHRLRFIVPASGDPASSLPFAGLSLSPLIYHNDYVEELETLWSKLAAQVRVPPVATRVQVIVDVGILRAGDNTPERREYMRAELEAKKEMPWPGKLLGMELHVPEPVVAAAASCKRDSSEEVFDDAPAPPAKRRKVFDAGEECPVCLDELEDGVVAWPGCSVAHVFHGQCLETTLKGSQMCPICRRDLGLKTLQE